From the Xiphophorus maculatus strain JP 163 A chromosome 20, X_maculatus-5.0-male, whole genome shotgun sequence genome, one window contains:
- the LOC102226579 gene encoding tumor suppressor candidate 2-like, translated as MGGSGSKSKGFWPFSGSGNGDDAAKDGNEQSLARVRSFPGATPFVFTRRSSMYFDEDGDLAHEFYEETIVTKNGRKRAKLKRVQKNLTPQGIVQLDFPCIHVDFPVILCEA; from the exons ATGGGGGGTAGTGGCTCCAAATCCAAAGGATTTTGGCCTTTCTCTGGCTCAGGCAACGGGGATGATGCAGCCAAAGATGGAAACGAGCAGTCACTGGCTAGAGTACGAAGTTTCCCTGGAGCGACTCCCTTCGTATTTACCAGACGGAG ctCTATGTACTTTGATGAGGACGGTGACTTGGCTCACGAGTTCTACGAGGAGACAATTGTGACAAAAAATGGACGTAAAAGAGCCAAACTGAAAAGGGTTCAGAAAAACTTAACACCTCAG GGAATTGTACAGCTGGACTTCCCGTGCATCCATGTAGATTTCCCCGTTATCCTCTGTGAAGCCTGA
- the LOC102237035 gene encoding hyaluronidase-2-like gives METVSPSFLSAVDRLSWFLLALFTSWIVLGSADTKQTRWPLYSQKPVLLVWNAPTQECGTRRGVTLSLDQFDIVATPNEGFVRQNLTMFYKERLGLYPYYDAGDTPVNGGIPQRVSLSQHYERMPQGLDKYIPDHQAKGLSVIDWEEWRPLWIRNWDAKDVYRRKSRELVAEKNLKWTPEQVGTVAKQEFELSARKFMLETLRQAKNLRPNQLWGFYLFPDCYNHDYKGGLKNYTGRCPAVEIERNDQLNWLWIECTALFPSIYMGSVLRSTNHGRLFVQNRLKEAMRLASVGDGLARPVFVYTRPTYNSEMTLLTERDLVSTIGESVALGAAGVIFWGDTSYASSTSCSNLNNYLLGPLGLYLLNVTTAAEQCSQKLCKFHGRCLRRAPDSDVYLHLSPSTHKITSQGGKLKVSGSPGQAELKTFRQHFKCQCYSGYRGEGCEQRARGQNRAASVLGMWPLCFLLPLGLLSLLH, from the exons ATGGAGACTGTATCCCCCTCTTTCCTCTCTGCAGTTGACCGACTGTCCTGGTTTCTCCTTGCTCTGTTTACATCATGGATAGTTCTGGGTTCAGCAGACACAAAGCAGACAAGATGGCCATTATACTCCCAGAAGCCAGTTCTCCTTGTATGGAATGCTCCCACTCAAGAGTGTGGGACACGGCGAGGTGTTACGTTATCATTAGACCAGTTTGACATAGTGGCAACCCCCAATGAGGGCTTTGTCCGACAGAATCTCACAATGTTCTATAAGGAACGCCTCGGGCTTTATCCCTACTATGACGCTGGAGACACACCAGTGAATGGGGGCATTCCACAACGTGTCAGTCTCTCTCAGCACTATGAAAGGATGCCTCAGGGTCTTGACAAATACATACCAGACCACCAGGCTAAAGGACTGTCTGTCATTGACTGGGAGGAATGGCGGCCCTTGTGGATCCGAAACTGGGATGCCAAAGATGTCTATAGAAGGAAATCACGTGAACTGGTGGCTGAAAAGAACCTTAAGTGGACTCCAGAGCAAGTGGGGACTGTTGCAAAACAAGAATTTGAACTTTCGGCTCGCAAGTTCATGCTGGAGACCCTGAGACAGGCTAAAAATTTGAGACCGAATCAGCTGTGGGGCTTCTACCTGTTTCCTGATTGTTACAACCATGACTACAAAGGGGGGCTGAAAAACTACACAGGACGTTGTCCTGCTGTTGAGATTGAGCGCAATGATCAACTGAACTGGCTGTGGATTGAATGCACCGCCCTTTTTCCCTCCATATACATGGGTTCTGTACTGCGCTCCACTAATCATGGACGCCTGTTTGTCCAGAACAGGCTGAAGGAAGCAATGCGCCTTGCATCTGTTGGGGATGGGTTGGCAcgtcctgtttttgtttataccCGACCCACTTACAATAGTGAGATGACCCTTTTAACTGAG AGAGATTTGGTCTCCACCATTGGCGAGAGCGTTGCATTGGGAGCTGCAGGAGTGATCTTCTGGGGGGACACCTCCTACGCAAGCAGT ACCAGCTGCTCTAACTTGAATAACTATCTGCTGGGACCGCTGGGCCTGTACCTCCTCAATGTGACCACAGCAGCAGAGCAGTGCAGCCAGAAATTGTGCAAATTTCACGGTCGCTGTCTTCGCCGAGCACCAGACAGCGACGTGTATCTGCACCTCAGCCCCTCCACTCACAAGATCACAAGTCAGGGCGGAAAGCTGAAGGTCTCTGGATCCCCAGGCCAAGCAGAGCTGAAGACCTTCCGTCAGCACTTCAAGTGCCAGTGCTACAGCGGGTACAGGGGTGAAGGCTGTGAGCAGAGAGCAAGAGGGCAGAATAGAGCCGCCTCTGTTTTAGGGATGTGGCCTCTCTGCTTTCTGCTCCCACTTGgacttctctctctgcttcatTGA
- the LOC102226324 gene encoding ras association domain-containing protein 1-like, with product MTNCELIELKDLSVNDSIELAAPSSHIACAPVNPSQPGAGRVVRLVGDSVSIEGPVRHLGEGAVGHDFQPYSYTHLSWCDLCGEFIWGLYKQILRCANCSYTCHYRCRPFIQLDCSTQGSVLTENTDYSEDSIETDTNVDDQTEPGKQELSVGKIQQKVKEYNAQINNNLYMVDNKDGTYTGFIKVHFQLLRPISLPPSRNQSWTEEDDQQERLTRRRTSFYLPKDAAKHLHVSSETRVREVIEALLNKFTVVDNPAKFALFERAEKQSQVFMRKLSDDERPLYLRLCAGPSESVLSLVLKENETGDVNWDAFSFPELNNFLRILQREEEEHVRQIVNRYAHARDMIRHAMARVTTPG from the exons ATGACTAACTGTGAGCTGATTGAGCTGAAGGACCTCAGTGTGAACGATTCCATCGAGCTAGCCGCTCCATCCTCACACATCGCCTGTGCCCCTGTCAATCCAAGTCAGCCTGGCGCTGGCCGCGTTGTCCGTCTGGTTGGAGACAGCGTCAGCATCGAGGGACCGGTCCGTCACTTGGGAGAGGGGGCAGTGGGCCATGACTTCCAGCCCTATAGCTACACACACCTCAGCTGGTGTGACCTGTGTGGAGAATTCATCTGGGGTCTCTATAAGCAGATCTTACGCTGTGCCA ACTGCAGCTACACTTGTCACTACCGCTGCCGACCGTTTATCCAGCTGGACTGCAGCACACAGGGGAGTGTGTTAACGGAGAACACAGACTACAGTGAGGACTCCATCGAGACGGACACAAACGTG GATGACCAGACTGAACCGGGTAAACAAGAGTTAAGTGTTGGTAAGATTCAGCAGAAGGTGAAGGAGTACAACGCTCAGATCAACAACAATCTCTACATGGTGGAT AATAAAGATGGGACGTACACTGGTTTCATAAAGGTCCACTTTCAGTTACTCCGCCCCATCTCCCTCCCACCTTCTCGGAACCAGAGCTGGACAGAGGAGGACGATCAGCAAGAAAGACTGACAAGGCGGCGGACGTCTTTCTACCTCCCCAAAGATGCAGCAAAGCACCTTCATGTGAGCTCAGAAACTCGAGTGCGAGAAGTCATCGAGGCGTTGCTGAACAAGTTCACTGTGGTCGACAATCCGGCAAAGTTTGCCTTGTTTGAACGTGCTGAAAAGCAAAGTCAAG TGTTCATGCGTAAGCTGTCTGATGACGAGCGCCCTCTGTATTTGCGTTTATGTGCTGGACCCAGTGAATCAGTCTTGAGTCTGGTTTTGAAGGAGAATGAAACAGGGGATGTAAAT TGGGATGCCTTCAGCTTTCCCGAGCTGAACAACTTCTTGCGAATCTTACAGCGCGAGGAAGAAGAGCATGTGCGGCAGATTGTGAATCGCTATGCTCATGCTAGAGACATGATAAGGCACGCAATGGCCCGCGTAACTACCCCTGGTTGA
- the LOC102236774 gene encoding cytochrome b561 domain-containing protein 2 isoform X2 has protein sequence MIHNKEAESETRFYGFIRAVSVGLTHIISIAFPVFIAFLSLPGTSVFSWHPFLMTVAFGFFMTEAILLFSPYGSFIKRFPHKTKGRVHWILQSLCGSCAVLGLAAVYYNKNLNVLGSHASHLPLSGQRLVPRQAEALPRRVRTRHLPAGLHQPAARALLLLVHGVSRGVRLVPGSNLPRSQRSDHYESGLQCLRC, from the exons ATGATCCACAACAAGGAGGCTGAATCTGAAACTCGGTTTTACGGTTTTATTAGAGCAGTCTCTGTAGGACTGACTCACATAATCTCCATAgcctttcctgtttttattgcatttctctCCCTACCTGGAACAA gtgTGTTTTCATGGCATCCTTTCCTGATGACAGTAGCT tttggcTTCTTTATGACGGAAGCCATCCTGCTCTTTTCGCCCTACGGCTCCTTCATCAAGAGGTTTCCACACAAGACCAAAGGCCGTGTTCACTGGATCCTGCAGAGCCTCTGTGGCTCCTGTGCCGTTCTGGGCCTGGCTGCCGTCTACTACAACAAAAATCTGAACG tccttggcagcCATGCCTCTCATTTACCACTCTCTGGCCAAAGACTGGTCCCTCGCCAAGCTGAAGCGCTACCACGCCGCGTCAGGACTCGTCACCTTCCTGCTGGGCTGCACCAGCCTGCTGCTCGGGCTCTGCTCCTCCTGGTTCACGGCGTCAGTAGGGGGGTACGCCTGGTACCTGGCAGCAATCTGCCCCGCTCTCAGCGCTCTGATCATTATGAATCAGGTCTCCAGTGCTTACGTTGCTAA
- the LOC102236774 gene encoding cytochrome b561 domain-containing protein 2 isoform X1: MIHNKEAESETRFYGFIRAVSVGLTHIISIAFPVFIAFLSLPGTSVFSWHPFLMTVAFGFFMTEAILLFSPYGSFIKRFPHKTKGRVHWILQSLCGSCAVLGLAAVYYNKNLNGKAHFTSWHGLLGLITVCVVCVQSLAAMPLIYHSLAKDWSLAKLKRYHAASGLVTFLLGCTSLLLGLCSSWFTASVGGYAWYLAAICPALSALIIMNQVSSAYVAKKRLQS, encoded by the exons ATGATCCACAACAAGGAGGCTGAATCTGAAACTCGGTTTTACGGTTTTATTAGAGCAGTCTCTGTAGGACTGACTCACATAATCTCCATAgcctttcctgtttttattgcatttctctCCCTACCTGGAACAA gtgTGTTTTCATGGCATCCTTTCCTGATGACAGTAGCT tttggcTTCTTTATGACGGAAGCCATCCTGCTCTTTTCGCCCTACGGCTCCTTCATCAAGAGGTTTCCACACAAGACCAAAGGCCGTGTTCACTGGATCCTGCAGAGCCTCTGTGGCTCCTGTGCCGTTCTGGGCCTGGCTGCCGTCTACTACAACAAAAATCTGAACGGTAAAGCCCACTTCACTTCGTGGCACGGCCTGCTGGGACTAATCacagtgtgtgttgtgtgtgtgcagtccttggcagcCATGCCTCTCATTTACCACTCTCTGGCCAAAGACTGGTCCCTCGCCAAGCTGAAGCGCTACCACGCCGCGTCAGGACTCGTCACCTTCCTGCTGGGCTGCACCAGCCTGCTGCTCGGGCTCTGCTCCTCCTGGTTCACGGCGTCAGTAGGGGGGTACGCCTGGTACCTGGCAGCAATCTGCCCCGCTCTCAGCGCTCTGATCATTATGAATCAGGTCTCCAGTGCTTACGTTGCTAAAAAGCGGCTGCAGTCCTGA
- the abhd14a gene encoding protein ABHD14A: MNFLRNRLVMLGLMLLATLLLYLLLPSIRQDNMEPSNEARIGPPILNVSVRTGQLPGDPPLFFREALPVDREGQQILPKLQMVLLHGQAFTSKTWEELGTMAVLAANGYQALAMDLPGYGKSPDSEALKTEQNRVDLISRFMESLGVRAAVLLSPSMSGHYSIPFLMKNSAQLRGYIPIAPVGTRSYSAQHYKKIQTPTLIVFGALDTNLGAQSHKNLIQLPNHEVLKLEGARHACYMDKPHEFHRGLIKFLDKLKQDI, translated from the exons ATGAATTTCCTGCGTAATCGTCTCGTTATGCTGGGCCTGATGTTGTTGGCCACATTACTGCTGTACCTGCTGCTGCCATCCATTCGCCAGGACAACATGGAGCCATCCAACGAAGCTCGAATCGGGCCCCCGATCCTCAATGTGTCCGTTCGCACTGGACAGCTTCCCGGAGACCCCCCACTGTTCTTCCGAGAAGCTTTACCTGTGGATCGGGAGGGGCAGCAGATACTGCCAAA GCTGCAGATGGTCCTTCTGCACGGCCAGGCTTTTACATCCAAAACCTGGGAAGAACTGGGAACCATGGCGGTGCTAGCAGCTAATGGATATCAGGCCTTAGCTATGGATCTGCCAG GTTATGGGAAATCGCCAGACTCAGAGGCGCTAAAGACAGAGCAGAATCGGGTAGACCTCATCTCGCGGTTCATGGAGTCGCTGGGTGTCAGGGCTGCTGTCCTTCTGAGTCCCTCGATGAGCGGACATTACTCCATCCCTTTCCTCATGAAGAACAGTGCTCAGCTGCGTGGCTACATCCCTATAGCACCAGTTGGTACCCGGAGCTATTCTGCTCagcattacaaaaaaatccag actCCCACTCTAATCGTTTTTGGCGCCTTGGACACAAATCTGGGTGCCCAGTCTCACAAGAACCTCATCCAGCTTCCCAATCATGAGGTGCTGAAATTAGAAGGAGCTCGGCATGCTTGTTACATGGACAAACCCCATGAATTTCATCGAGGTTTGATCAAATTCCTTGACAAACTCAAGCAAGATATATAG